A window from Luteolibacter flavescens encodes these proteins:
- a CDS encoding MFS transporter: MSATSPPRTALAVIGGLWTVFFFLGMSPGYYTPALSNILGTRGLGSDWVAYAFLVGPVAALISPLIVGSIADNRFAAQKVFAVIGMASAVLLASAFAALERFESPYVFLGLFAAASVVAAPMWSMVASISMVHLRSGEREFPVVRLGGTLGWMAAGVLTSFVFLFEGSIKAGYAAAITRFIGAAFAFLLPNTPPVGNSRSLRTMLGLDAFRLLRERDHLVFFSVTALLSIPLAVFFMHTPMHLTALGNTAPSATMTIGQISEIAAMLLMSVVMSRFRVKTVLMFAVALSALRYGLFAISGSTGNAVWLVGGIALHGLCYTLYFITGQLFLDRRVDPSMRTQAQGLLTLVNNGIGSVVGTIFGKFLYDYAVLNGNGGWATYWWVQTALIAICLPVLWFFYHGVVAKPAEPVAELDK; encoded by the coding sequence GTGTCCGCCACCTCACCACCTCGCACCGCCCTCGCGGTCATCGGAGGATTGTGGACGGTCTTCTTCTTCCTCGGCATGTCGCCGGGCTACTACACGCCGGCGCTGTCGAATATCCTCGGGACGCGCGGGCTGGGCAGCGATTGGGTGGCGTATGCCTTCCTCGTGGGGCCGGTGGCGGCGCTGATCTCGCCGCTGATCGTGGGGTCGATCGCGGACAATCGCTTCGCGGCGCAAAAGGTCTTCGCGGTCATTGGCATGGCCAGCGCGGTGCTGCTGGCGAGTGCTTTCGCGGCGCTGGAGCGCTTCGAGTCGCCGTATGTTTTCCTAGGGCTCTTCGCCGCGGCCTCCGTGGTGGCGGCACCGATGTGGAGCATGGTCGCCAGCATCTCGATGGTGCACCTGCGGTCGGGCGAGCGGGAATTCCCCGTGGTGCGGCTCGGCGGCACGCTGGGCTGGATGGCGGCGGGGGTGCTCACCAGCTTCGTGTTCCTTTTCGAGGGCTCGATCAAGGCGGGCTATGCGGCGGCCATCACCCGCTTCATCGGCGCGGCATTTGCCTTCCTGCTGCCCAATACGCCGCCGGTGGGAAATTCTAGATCGCTCCGCACGATGCTCGGGCTGGATGCCTTCCGCCTGCTGCGCGAGCGGGATCACCTGGTCTTCTTCTCCGTGACCGCGCTGCTGAGCATCCCGCTGGCGGTCTTCTTCATGCACACGCCGATGCATCTCACCGCGCTGGGGAATACGGCACCTTCCGCGACGATGACCATCGGGCAGATCAGCGAGATCGCGGCGATGCTGCTGATGTCGGTGGTGATGAGCCGCTTCCGGGTGAAGACGGTGCTGATGTTTGCGGTGGCGCTCTCGGCGCTACGCTACGGCCTCTTTGCCATCAGCGGCAGCACGGGGAATGCGGTGTGGCTGGTCGGCGGCATCGCGCTGCACGGGCTGTGCTACACGCTGTATTTCATCACCGGTCAGCTCTTCCTGGACCGCCGGGTGGACCCCTCCATGCGGACCCAGGCGCAGGGCCTGCTGACGCTGGTGAACAATGGCATCGGCTCCGTGGTCGGCACCATCTTCGGCAAATTCCTCTACGACTACGCGGTGCTAAACGGGAATGGCGGCTGGGCGACCTACTGGTGGGTGCAGACCGCGCTCATCGCGATCTGCCTGCCGGTGCTGTGGTTCTTCTATCACGGCGTGGTGGCCAAGCCCGCGGAGCCGGTGGCGGAACTGGATAAGTGA
- a CDS encoding L,D-transpeptidase family protein: MLRALLTLIALALPLSAFELPAKSTQCIVGTAKDWNSSNVTLNTYEKRGGKWVKASGPWTGRLGKNGLIWGLGIHPLPKGAKVKSEGDMRAPAGVFHLGGAWGVHPSIQKHPKLYYRQVTTRDLWVEDPKSPSYNKHLVLDHEPSTAWEKKQQMKQNDYPHTLKLFIAHNAAPKISPGQGSAIFFHIWRGGGSKPTAGCTTMEEKKLRELIAWVNPDKQPIYVLLPEAEYQAKKAAWKLP, from the coding sequence ATGCTCCGCGCTCTCCTCACCCTCATCGCCCTGGCCTTGCCGCTGTCCGCCTTCGAGCTGCCGGCGAAGTCCACGCAATGCATCGTCGGCACCGCGAAGGACTGGAACAGCTCGAACGTGACGCTGAATACCTACGAAAAGCGCGGCGGCAAGTGGGTGAAGGCCAGCGGACCGTGGACCGGCAGGCTCGGCAAGAACGGCCTCATCTGGGGACTCGGCATCCACCCCCTGCCAAAGGGCGCGAAGGTGAAAAGCGAGGGCGACATGCGAGCCCCGGCCGGTGTCTTCCACCTCGGCGGTGCCTGGGGCGTGCATCCCAGTATCCAGAAGCACCCGAAGCTCTACTACCGCCAGGTGACCACCCGCGACCTGTGGGTCGAGGACCCGAAGTCGCCCAGCTACAACAAGCACCTGGTGCTCGACCACGAACCGTCCACGGCGTGGGAAAAGAAGCAGCAGATGAAGCAGAACGACTACCCGCACACGCTGAAGCTCTTCATCGCCCACAATGCCGCGCCGAAGATCTCTCCCGGCCAGGGCAGCGCGATCTTCTTCCACATCTGGCGCGGCGGCGGCTCGAAGCCCACGGCCGGATGCACGACCATGGAGGAAAAGAAGCTCCGCGAACTCATCGCCTGGGTGAATCCGGACAAGCAGCCGATCTACGTCCTGCTGCCGGAAGCCGAGTATCAGGCGAAGAAGGCGGCGTGGAAGCTGCCGTGA